In Nycticebus coucang isolate mNycCou1 chromosome 9, mNycCou1.pri, whole genome shotgun sequence, the following are encoded in one genomic region:
- the PGK2 gene encoding phosphoglycerate kinase 2, with translation MSLSKKLTLDKVDVKGKRVVMRVDFNVPMKNNQIRNNHRIKASLPSIKYCLENGAKSVVLMSHLGRPDGVPMPEKYSLEPVAAELKSLLGQDVTFLRGCVGPDVEKACANPDTGSVILLENLRFHVEEEGKGQDPSGKKIKAEPDQIEAFRASLSKLGDIYVNDAFGTAHRAHSSVVGVNLPQKASGFLMKKELEYFGKALEHPEKPFLAILGGAKVADKIQLIKNMLDNVNEMIVGGGMAFTFLKVLNNMEIGASLFDEEGAAIVKDIMAKASSKDVNITFPVDFVTADKFEENAQVGQASVASGIPSGWMGLDCGPESNKKFAEIVARAKLIVWNGPLGVFEWDAFAKGTKALMDDIVKATSKGCVTIIGGGDTATCCAKWNTEDKVSHVSTGGGASLELLEGKVLPGVDALSNL, from the coding sequence ATGTCTTTATCTAAAAAGCTGACTTTGGACAAAGTGGATGTTAAAGGGAAGCGAGTCGTCATGAGAGTAGATTTTAATGTCCCCATGAAGAACAACCAGATTAGGAACAACCACAGAATCAAAGCTTCCCTCCCAAGTATCAAGTACTGCCTGGAAAACGGGGCCAAGTCAGTGGTTCTTATGAGTCATCTGGGCCGGCCTGATGGCGTCCCCATGCCGGAAAAATACTCCTTAGAGCCTGTTGCCGCCGAGCTCAAATCCTTGTTGGGCCAGGATGTGACATTCCTGAGAGGTTGTGTAGGCCCAGACGTGGAGAAAGCCTGCGCGAACCCAGATACCGGCTCAGTCATCCTACTGGAGAATCTGCGCTTCCAtgtggaggaagaagggaagggccAAGATCCTTCTGGAAAGAAGATTAAGGCTGAGCCAGATCAAATAGAAGCCTTCCGAGCATCACTCTCCAAACTTGGAGATATTTATGTCAACGATGCCTTTGGAACCGCACACAGGGCTCACAGTTCCGTGGTGGGAGTCAATCTGCCCCAGAAGGCATCCGGGTTCCTCATGAAGAAGGAGCTGGAATACTTTGGCAAAGCCTTAGAACACCCTGAGAAACCTTTTCTGGCTATACTGGGTGGAGCCAAAGTGGCAGACAAGATCCAGCTCATCAAAAATATGCTGGATAATGTCAATGAAATGATTGTTGGTGGTGGAATGGCTTTTACCTTCCTTAAGGTCCTCAACAACATGGAGATTGGTGCTTCTCTCTTTGATGAAGAGGGGGCTGCAATTGTTAAAGATATCATGGCCAAAGCAAGTAGCAAGGATGTAAACATCACTTTTCCTGTTGACTTTGTAACTGCTGACAAGTTTGAAGAGAATGCTCAAGTTGGACAGGCCTCTGTAGCATCTGGCATACCTTCTGGCTGGATGGGTTTAGACTGTGGACCTGAGAGCAACAAGAAATTTGCTGAAATTGTGGCCCGAGCAAAGCTGATTGTTTGGAACGGACCTTTAGGAGTATTTGAATGGGATGCCTTTGCTAAAGGAACGAAAGCCCTAATGGATGATATTGTGAAAGCCACTTCCAAGGGCTGTGTCACTATTATAGGGGGTGGAGATACTGCTACTTGCTGTGCCAAATGGAATACTGAAGATAAAGTCAGCCACGTGAGTACTGGAGGTGGTGCCAGTCTAGAGCTTCTGGAAGGTAAAGTCCTTCCTGGAGTAGATGCCCTCAGCAACTTGTAA